The Saccharopolyspora gregorii genomic interval GGCCGGTGCCCGAACGTGACGAGCACCGAGGCGGCGCCGTGCGCGGTCGTCCACAGCACGGTGCTGATCGCGGTGGCGTCCCCGGCGAGCACGCCCTGTTCGAGGCAGCCCGCGACGCGCTCGGCGACGAGCCGGTAGGCCGGGTTCACCTCGTCCGGGCAGTCCGCCTTGTCCGCCGGGCTGCCGCTCATGAACAGCGCCCGGTAGTGCACCGGGTCGTCCTGCGCGTAGCGCACGAACGCGAGCATCAGCTCGCGGAGCCCGTCGACGCCGCCCTGCCCGCCGGTGCCTGCGAGGTCGGTGGCGACGCGTTCGAAGCCCTGGGTGGCCAGCGCGCGCAGGATCGCCTGCTTGTCCGCGAAGTACGAGTACAGCGACATGGGCGCGCAACCGAGGCGCCCGGCGAGCTTGCGCATGGTGAGCCCGGGGAAGCCCTCGTCCCGGATGAGCTGCTCGGCGGCGGCGAGGATCTCCTGCCGCAGTTCACCGCGGACCCGCTGGCGAGCGGTCTGGGGCGTCACGTCGCACCTCCCGTGC includes:
- a CDS encoding TetR/AcrR family transcriptional regulator, with translation MTPQTARQRVRGELRQEILAAAEQLIRDEGFPGLTMRKLAGRLGCAPMSLYSYFADKQAILRALATQGFERVATDLAGTGGQGGVDGLRELMLAFVRYAQDDPVHYRALFMSGSPADKADCPDEVNPAYRLVAERVAGCLEQGVLAGDATAISTVLWTTAHGAASVLVTFGHRPADSPDAYAAAVVDNALAGLRARPATRL